From a region of the Labrus mixtus chromosome 5, fLabMix1.1, whole genome shotgun sequence genome:
- the LOC132974331 gene encoding uncharacterized protein LOC132974331 isoform X2 — translation MDDLSANKSNMPCQSWIDHNSWSTTSNQGSLLNPQPSSQHLSLGPSSDQRSSYNHLQDLPNQSCMRDLSTLSSRNNTHHSTLYKAPQTNDNPSSSMLFTNTAMPNVSQILPFQQEIPHASSRFLPANQGTSISPLSLAQRNQAQQNLPIFSPHNQYKVSFQPPTTTQGLPNGLPNGLQHFAISPASCGQREQYQWIPPPQCRETVNESIPDAAAHPNKEQLQDGRTNLMVSNEEQRLVLLNQREKLLQELAELDKALGSLPPEDSSDGPPPCTANQSPPSMEDTSQGEESKSSDAQQVQLSDGKAEKEECASAEPVDDSNPDNPLSDDDFSEFIPDPAGFSSDNSSYSRPSSPIDVKPVLPVQESDKLESVECKTEDVTSLKETRVFSWKKSAKTAVTPTSYCKEKRVYRRNYCLFCSKPILKMSRHLEQHHSDKPEVAVAFQYPKKSRDRMKIWRRLTNQGNFAHNKVVLKTGKGQLAAKKRPNSTGQAQDFLHCLYCRGLFKSIRRHIKMCPEKVKNEDKSEVERRRTALLCVMEAADGLVITDGLKDILSVMIYDDVTRTIMDDSILLQFGELLFSEHGSNEKKHQYVRQHLRQVARLVMEAQKMSSLKKLEDFFTPSNFPHVISAVKVLAGYDPEKKTYKVPSLAVKLGYDLQKACSIVEGNAVKCGDECKAKSAHDFLSVYQKKWARLISSGALKMIRKSKSNDNKKVPFVRDVKQLNFHLEKVHEVAEKTLRDSPSEENYCALAKAILGRTILFNRRGARDVSFVELQAFMSRKKSSSQTGLDVSVSDLERAMCGYFTRIDIRGTCGRNVPIFLKQSFESALELLVECRETCGVPQKNPFLFGRPRLMTSYFGSQCLKTFVKASGAKHPEELTLKRIRKHYAEMLQIINLDENEANQILGPNNPVQALRQDSDMQLKDVKTDYIARLHEAASQDHNEHSRACDEPSTSNQQGHAKTRGNNRTTPRQSADSDKKGSQSKQIHRTWDEAEVLAVERHMMRFIRGHKVPQKDDCVDCLEDEPDALSSRSWKGVKDYVRNRITALKRQSKTEKRKRKKN, via the exons ATGGATGACCTGTCGGCTAATAAGAGCAACATGCCCTGTCAGTCTTGGATTGACCATAATAGCTGGTCTACAACTTCAAATCAAGGATCTCTCCTGAACCCCCAGCCAAGCTCTCAGCATCTTAGCCTGGGCCCGTCTTCTGACCAGAGATCCTCATACAATCACCTGCAAGACCTGCCAAATCAGAGCTGTATGAGAGACCTCAGCACCTTATCATCCAGAAACAACACTCATCACTCCACCCTATACAAAGCCCCTCAGACTAATGACAATCCATCTTCCAGCATGCTGTTTACCAACACTGCTATGCCGAACGTGTCTCAGATTCTTCCCTTTCAACAGGAGATCCCTCACGCTTCATCAAGGTTTCTTCCTGCAAACCAAGGAACAAGTATCTCACCACTCTCTCTTGCCCAAAGAAACCAAGCACAACAAAACCTACCAATTTTCTCACCACACAACCAATACAAGGTGTCATTTcaacctccaacaacaactcaAGGATTACCAAATGGATTACCAAATGGACTTCAACATTTTGCCATCAGCCCTGCATCATGTGGACAACGT GAGCAGTACCAGTGGATACCACCACCACAGTGCAGGG AAACTGTGAACGAGTCCATCCCTGACGCAGCCGCTCATCCCAACAAAGAGCAATTGCAAGACGGGAGAACCAACCTGATG GTTAGCAACGAAGAACAGCGTTTGGTGCTTTTGAATCAGCGTGAGAAACTACTCCAAGAGCTGGCCGAGCTGGATAAAGCT CTGGGATCATTACCTCCAGAAGACAGCAGCGATGGGCCGCCTCCATGCACAGCTAATCAG tctcCTCCATCAATGGAAGATACGTCTCAGGGTGAAGAATCTAAGAGCAGTGATGCCCAGCAGGTCCAGCTGTCTGATGGAAAGGCAGAG AAAGAAGAGTGTGCCTCTGCAGAGCCAGTGGATGACAGTAATCCTGATAATCCTTTGAGTGATGATGACTTCTCCGAGTTCATACCTGACCCGGCCGGGTTTTCTTCAGACAACTCCAGCTACAGCAGACCCTCAAGCCCCATAGACGTAAAACCTGTTCTCCCAGTGCAAGAAAGTGACAAACTGGAAAGTGTGGAGTGTAAGACTGAAGATGTCACTTCTCTAAAGGAGACCAGAGTCTTTTCCTGGAAGAAGTctgcaaaaactgcagtgaCGCCAACTTCATATTGTAAAGAGAAACGTGTTTATAGAAGGAATTACTGTCTGTTTTGCTCCAAGCCAATTCTCAAAATGTCACGCCATTTGGAGCAGCATCACAGTGACAAACCAGAGGTCGCAGTTGCATTTCAGTATCCCAAAAAGTCCAGAGACAGGATGAAGATATGGAGAAGACTAACAAATCAAGGGAATTTTGCTCATAACAAAGTTGTCTTGAAAACGGGGAAGGGCCAACTTGCTGCCAAAAAACGCCCGAATTCAACTGGACAAGCACAAGACTTTCTTCACTGTCTTTACTGCCGAGGTCTTTTTAAGAGTATAAGAAGGCACATAAAAATGTGTCCTGAGAAAGTGAAGAATGAAGATAAGTCAGAGGTTGAGAGAAGACGTACTGCATTGCTGTGTGTGATGGAAGCTGCAGACGGCCTTGTCATAACTGATGGTTTGAAGGACATTTTGTCCGTGATGATTTATGATGACGTGACACGGACCATCATGGACGATAGTATTCTCCTGCAGTTTGGTGAGTTGTTGTTCTCCGAGCACGGCTCTAACGAGAAGAAGCACCAATATGTAAGACAACACCTTCGTCAGGTAGCAAGACTTGTGATGGAAGCTCAAAAGATGAGTTCTCTGAAGAAGCTGGAAGACTTCTTCACGCCCTCAAACTTCCCACATGTGATATCTGCAGTCAAAGTTCTGGCTGGCTAcgatccagaaaaaaaaacctacaaagtGCCTTCACTTGCTGTCAAGCTTGGCTACGACTTACAGAAGGCCTGCAGTATTGTCGAGGGTAACGCAGTCAAGTGTGGGGACGAATGTAAGGCCAAGTCTGCGCACGATTTCCTGTCGGTGTACCAGAAAAAATGGGCCAGGCTCATTTCTTCGGGTGCATTAAAAATGATCCGAAAATCCAAATCGAACGACAACAAAAAGGTGCCCTTTGTGAGAGATGTGAAGCAGCTGAATTTCCACTTGGAGAAAGTTCATGAAGTTGCTGagaaaacactcagagacaGCCCTTCTGAAGAAAACTACTGTGCCCTGGCAAAGGCAATACTTGGTCGGACAATACTTTTCAACAGGAGAGGGGCCCGAGACGTGTCATTTGTGGAGCTACAAGCTTTTATGTCACGGAAAAAGTCGAGCTCGCAAACTGGCCTGGACGTATCCGTTTCCGATTTGGAAAGAGCCATGTGTGGGTACTTCACTAGAATTGACATACGAGGGACGTGTGGGAGAAATGTCCCGATCTTCCTAAAGCAGTCATTCGAGTCAGCGTTGGAGCTCCTGGTGGAGTGTCGGGAGACCTGTGGAGTGCCCCAGAAGAACCCATTTCTGTTTGGCAGACCCCGTTTAATGACATCCTACTTTGGGTCACAGTGCCTCAAAACGTTTGTAAAAGCCAGTGGCGCTAAACACCCTGAAGAACTGACTCTAAAAAGGATCAGGAAGCATTATGCAGAAATGCTCCAAATAATAAACCTGGATGAAAATGAGGCCAACCAAATTTTAGGTCCTAATAATCCAGTTCAAGCCCTGCGACAGGACAGTGACATGCAGCTGAAAGACGTGAAGACGGACTACATTG CACGATTACATGAAGCTGCATCACAGGATCACAACGAGCATTCCAGAGCATGCGATGAACCATCAACATCCAACCAACAAGGACATGCAAAAACGAGAGGCAACAACAGGACAACACCGCGGCAATCTGCCGACTCTGATAAAAAAG GCTCACAAAGTAAGCAGATTCATAGGACATGGGATGAAGCCGAGGTTCTAGCTGTTGAAAGGCACATGATGCGTTTCATACGAGGACACAAGGTGCCTCAGAAGGACGACTGTGTTGATTGTCTTGAGGATGAGCCAGACGCCCTGAGTAGCCGCTCATGGAAAGGTGTAAAGGACTATGTGAGAAACAGGATCACTGCCCTAAAAAGACAAAGCAaaactgaaaagagaaaaagaaaaaaaaactga
- the LOC132974331 gene encoding uncharacterized protein LOC132974331 isoform X1: protein MDDLSANKSNMPCQSWIDHNSWSTTSNQGSLLNPQPSSQHLSLGPSSDQRSSYNHLQDLPNQSCMRDLSTLSSRNNTHHSTLYKAPQTNDNPSSSMLFTNTAMPNVSQILPFQQEIPHASSRFLPANQGTSISPLSLAQRNQAQQNLPIFSPHNQYKVSFQPPTTTQGLPNGLPNGLQHFAISPASCGQRVSTSQATYDGANVEFAGVAECTHSYASSTSQEQYQWIPPPQCRETVNESIPDAAAHPNKEQLQDGRTNLMVSNEEQRLVLLNQREKLLQELAELDKALGSLPPEDSSDGPPPCTANQSPPSMEDTSQGEESKSSDAQQVQLSDGKAEKEECASAEPVDDSNPDNPLSDDDFSEFIPDPAGFSSDNSSYSRPSSPIDVKPVLPVQESDKLESVECKTEDVTSLKETRVFSWKKSAKTAVTPTSYCKEKRVYRRNYCLFCSKPILKMSRHLEQHHSDKPEVAVAFQYPKKSRDRMKIWRRLTNQGNFAHNKVVLKTGKGQLAAKKRPNSTGQAQDFLHCLYCRGLFKSIRRHIKMCPEKVKNEDKSEVERRRTALLCVMEAADGLVITDGLKDILSVMIYDDVTRTIMDDSILLQFGELLFSEHGSNEKKHQYVRQHLRQVARLVMEAQKMSSLKKLEDFFTPSNFPHVISAVKVLAGYDPEKKTYKVPSLAVKLGYDLQKACSIVEGNAVKCGDECKAKSAHDFLSVYQKKWARLISSGALKMIRKSKSNDNKKVPFVRDVKQLNFHLEKVHEVAEKTLRDSPSEENYCALAKAILGRTILFNRRGARDVSFVELQAFMSRKKSSSQTGLDVSVSDLERAMCGYFTRIDIRGTCGRNVPIFLKQSFESALELLVECRETCGVPQKNPFLFGRPRLMTSYFGSQCLKTFVKASGAKHPEELTLKRIRKHYAEMLQIINLDENEANQILGPNNPVQALRQDSDMQLKDVKTDYIARLHEAASQDHNEHSRACDEPSTSNQQGHAKTRGNNRTTPRQSADSDKKGSQSKQIHRTWDEAEVLAVERHMMRFIRGHKVPQKDDCVDCLEDEPDALSSRSWKGVKDYVRNRITALKRQSKTEKRKRKKN, encoded by the exons ATGGATGACCTGTCGGCTAATAAGAGCAACATGCCCTGTCAGTCTTGGATTGACCATAATAGCTGGTCTACAACTTCAAATCAAGGATCTCTCCTGAACCCCCAGCCAAGCTCTCAGCATCTTAGCCTGGGCCCGTCTTCTGACCAGAGATCCTCATACAATCACCTGCAAGACCTGCCAAATCAGAGCTGTATGAGAGACCTCAGCACCTTATCATCCAGAAACAACACTCATCACTCCACCCTATACAAAGCCCCTCAGACTAATGACAATCCATCTTCCAGCATGCTGTTTACCAACACTGCTATGCCGAACGTGTCTCAGATTCTTCCCTTTCAACAGGAGATCCCTCACGCTTCATCAAGGTTTCTTCCTGCAAACCAAGGAACAAGTATCTCACCACTCTCTCTTGCCCAAAGAAACCAAGCACAACAAAACCTACCAATTTTCTCACCACACAACCAATACAAGGTGTCATTTcaacctccaacaacaactcaAGGATTACCAAATGGATTACCAAATGGACTTCAACATTTTGCCATCAGCCCTGCATCATGTGGACAACGTGTAAGTACATCGCAGGCTACTTATGACGGAGCAAATGTGGAGTTTGCTGGTGTTGCTGAATGCACTCACAGCTATGCCTCCTCCACTTCTCAGGAGCAGTACCAGTGGATACCACCACCACAGTGCAGGG AAACTGTGAACGAGTCCATCCCTGACGCAGCCGCTCATCCCAACAAAGAGCAATTGCAAGACGGGAGAACCAACCTGATG GTTAGCAACGAAGAACAGCGTTTGGTGCTTTTGAATCAGCGTGAGAAACTACTCCAAGAGCTGGCCGAGCTGGATAAAGCT CTGGGATCATTACCTCCAGAAGACAGCAGCGATGGGCCGCCTCCATGCACAGCTAATCAG tctcCTCCATCAATGGAAGATACGTCTCAGGGTGAAGAATCTAAGAGCAGTGATGCCCAGCAGGTCCAGCTGTCTGATGGAAAGGCAGAG AAAGAAGAGTGTGCCTCTGCAGAGCCAGTGGATGACAGTAATCCTGATAATCCTTTGAGTGATGATGACTTCTCCGAGTTCATACCTGACCCGGCCGGGTTTTCTTCAGACAACTCCAGCTACAGCAGACCCTCAAGCCCCATAGACGTAAAACCTGTTCTCCCAGTGCAAGAAAGTGACAAACTGGAAAGTGTGGAGTGTAAGACTGAAGATGTCACTTCTCTAAAGGAGACCAGAGTCTTTTCCTGGAAGAAGTctgcaaaaactgcagtgaCGCCAACTTCATATTGTAAAGAGAAACGTGTTTATAGAAGGAATTACTGTCTGTTTTGCTCCAAGCCAATTCTCAAAATGTCACGCCATTTGGAGCAGCATCACAGTGACAAACCAGAGGTCGCAGTTGCATTTCAGTATCCCAAAAAGTCCAGAGACAGGATGAAGATATGGAGAAGACTAACAAATCAAGGGAATTTTGCTCATAACAAAGTTGTCTTGAAAACGGGGAAGGGCCAACTTGCTGCCAAAAAACGCCCGAATTCAACTGGACAAGCACAAGACTTTCTTCACTGTCTTTACTGCCGAGGTCTTTTTAAGAGTATAAGAAGGCACATAAAAATGTGTCCTGAGAAAGTGAAGAATGAAGATAAGTCAGAGGTTGAGAGAAGACGTACTGCATTGCTGTGTGTGATGGAAGCTGCAGACGGCCTTGTCATAACTGATGGTTTGAAGGACATTTTGTCCGTGATGATTTATGATGACGTGACACGGACCATCATGGACGATAGTATTCTCCTGCAGTTTGGTGAGTTGTTGTTCTCCGAGCACGGCTCTAACGAGAAGAAGCACCAATATGTAAGACAACACCTTCGTCAGGTAGCAAGACTTGTGATGGAAGCTCAAAAGATGAGTTCTCTGAAGAAGCTGGAAGACTTCTTCACGCCCTCAAACTTCCCACATGTGATATCTGCAGTCAAAGTTCTGGCTGGCTAcgatccagaaaaaaaaacctacaaagtGCCTTCACTTGCTGTCAAGCTTGGCTACGACTTACAGAAGGCCTGCAGTATTGTCGAGGGTAACGCAGTCAAGTGTGGGGACGAATGTAAGGCCAAGTCTGCGCACGATTTCCTGTCGGTGTACCAGAAAAAATGGGCCAGGCTCATTTCTTCGGGTGCATTAAAAATGATCCGAAAATCCAAATCGAACGACAACAAAAAGGTGCCCTTTGTGAGAGATGTGAAGCAGCTGAATTTCCACTTGGAGAAAGTTCATGAAGTTGCTGagaaaacactcagagacaGCCCTTCTGAAGAAAACTACTGTGCCCTGGCAAAGGCAATACTTGGTCGGACAATACTTTTCAACAGGAGAGGGGCCCGAGACGTGTCATTTGTGGAGCTACAAGCTTTTATGTCACGGAAAAAGTCGAGCTCGCAAACTGGCCTGGACGTATCCGTTTCCGATTTGGAAAGAGCCATGTGTGGGTACTTCACTAGAATTGACATACGAGGGACGTGTGGGAGAAATGTCCCGATCTTCCTAAAGCAGTCATTCGAGTCAGCGTTGGAGCTCCTGGTGGAGTGTCGGGAGACCTGTGGAGTGCCCCAGAAGAACCCATTTCTGTTTGGCAGACCCCGTTTAATGACATCCTACTTTGGGTCACAGTGCCTCAAAACGTTTGTAAAAGCCAGTGGCGCTAAACACCCTGAAGAACTGACTCTAAAAAGGATCAGGAAGCATTATGCAGAAATGCTCCAAATAATAAACCTGGATGAAAATGAGGCCAACCAAATTTTAGGTCCTAATAATCCAGTTCAAGCCCTGCGACAGGACAGTGACATGCAGCTGAAAGACGTGAAGACGGACTACATTG CACGATTACATGAAGCTGCATCACAGGATCACAACGAGCATTCCAGAGCATGCGATGAACCATCAACATCCAACCAACAAGGACATGCAAAAACGAGAGGCAACAACAGGACAACACCGCGGCAATCTGCCGACTCTGATAAAAAAG GCTCACAAAGTAAGCAGATTCATAGGACATGGGATGAAGCCGAGGTTCTAGCTGTTGAAAGGCACATGATGCGTTTCATACGAGGACACAAGGTGCCTCAGAAGGACGACTGTGTTGATTGTCTTGAGGATGAGCCAGACGCCCTGAGTAGCCGCTCATGGAAAGGTGTAAAGGACTATGTGAGAAACAGGATCACTGCCCTAAAAAGACAAAGCAaaactgaaaagagaaaaagaaaaaaaaactga
- the si:dkey-13n15.2 gene encoding protein transport protein Sec24C produces MMDVPKANQSQTPSQPWAGQNGWSPASPQGAHYNPLLSFQHLSLGSPSDQRTCVGHQQASSCQSDNTTYPYNPHHSPPCASDAEQSGKQVNPDARVSLMVSASSHERILPPCSLPLTNVGTQPRPPFQMHFYSPYSPYQTVSPAFQPPYIHQESLNGPQSPHQKHLPISSPSFGQCVGQSPQFSPQPSFNKEAPDIHYHASPTLQQHPGRTSTEFVTNTVVQDGSFSPQSPNSESRYGLDPELLPSAVKVMADDRSEWEGKVFVSKPFSCVPPLATTSCAIEDRGSASPFAIRSMSYSVPCDGQTALLSRLPLGALVTPLTEQNAEEKPLTVIKESERVMSCGWCGASMCPAMGWQDCGQRFYCPFCGKLSEVPWQHYQPTKGVEGVRVDKDQRPELSMGSYEILSPQKGEPAALLLAIDVSASALRGGHLEFTTQQILTLLTSLRREDGVDVTDIRVGLMTYDSKIHLYDLSPALSRPHMLVITETEELQLPVREGLLVTLKDCIDGIDSVLQLIPQFGPESDDSDGVPIELPVKAGLAVLQALNCPGKLLLFHTAPLIEMAHANSSSGFFGSNKPKSIFQPPESAISLANQCVGQGCGVHLFLLSQQDVGGAWPGHIPYLTGGALYTYSHLEGELDRERFSTDLKRIVETNTGYKAELRIFVSKDLRVSGCYGLFIPSPSPDQVTMATLDGFTTLAVELAHSRPVDETRGVSLQAVLSYSTQTGERRTRVHTLTLRCSPHLEDTFRQYQAQTLLTFYSKKIHCAVLERPLQELREELQTEVTQALASYRKHCCSSSVSAGQLVLPQYLRALPVYINSLRKSEVLLPGLRSSVHSRLQQRCQVLNMDTRSTSTHFYPLLLPLPLSGDNSTSPNPEKTLRCCAASLEPSGLYLVHAPLTLLLWVGTQVPSSTLVELFNTSCFSSLPSGETKLPVLDNPLSINIRSLIHTLNSQAPCARKLWVVKQGDTCEEALQRHLVEDKSPNGGASYADFLYHLHVNSVRFLQ; encoded by the exons ATGATGGACGTCCCCAAAGCCAATCAGAGCCAGACACCAAGCCAACCATGGGCGGGCCAGAATGGCTGGTCCCCTGCTTCACCTCAAGGAGCCCACTACAACCCCCTGCTCAGCTTTCAGCATCTTAGCCTGGGTTCTCCTTCTGACCAGAGGACCTGCGTGGGTCACCAGCAGGCATCCAGCTGCCAGAGTGACAACACCACCTATCCATACAACCCCCATCACAGTCCTCCATGTGCTAGTGATGCTGAGCAGAGCGGGAAACAAGTCAATCCCGATGCTCGTGTTTCATTAATGGTTTCCGCTTCAAGCCATGAAAGAATTTTACCTCCATGTTCTCTCCCTCTTACGAATGTAGGGACTCAGCCTCGACCGCCTtttcaaatgcatttttattccCCTTACAGCCCTTACCAAACAGTGTCTCCAGCTTTTCAGCCTCCATACATACACCAGGAATCACTGAACGGACCTCAGTCACCTCACCAAAAACACCTGCCCATCAGCTCTCCATCATTCGGACAATGTGTGGGCCAGAGTCCACAGTTTTCACCTCAGCCTTCATTTAACAAGGAGGCCCCTGACATCCATTATCATGCCTCACCCACACTTCAACAACACCCCGGAA GAACCTCTACAGAGTTTGTTACTAATACAGTTGTACAGGATGGGAGCTTCTCGCCACAG tctcCTAACTCTGAGTCTCGTTACGGCTTGGACCCAGAGCTCCTACCtagtgct GTAAAGGTGATGGCAGATGACCGGTCGGAGTGGGAGGGCAAGGTCTTCGTCTCCAAGCCTTTTTCCTGCGTTCCTCCTCTGGCAACTACTTCCTGTGCCATAGAGGACAGGG GAAGCGCGAGTCCTTTTGCCATCCGCTCCATGTCGTACTCAGTGCCCTGTGATGGGCAGACTGCCCTGCTCAGCCGGCTGCCTCTGGGAGCGCTGGTCACTCCTTTGACCGAACAAAATGCTGAAGAA AAGCCACTGACCGTGATAAAGGAGTCGGAGCGTGTTATGAGTTGCGGTTGGTGCGGCGCCTCCATGTGCCCAGCCATGGGCTGGCAGGACTGTGGTCAGAGGTTTTACTGCCCTTTCTGTGGTAAACTGAGTGAAG tGCCATGGCAACACTACCAGCCCACCAAAGGGGTGGAGGGGGTTCGGGTGGATAAAGACCAGCGGCCTGAGCTGAGTATGGGGTCTTATGAGATTCTCAGCCCTCAGAAG GGTGAACCTGCTGCGCTGCTCCTCGCCATCGATGTGTCTGCCTCAGCGCTAAGAGGAGGACATTTAGAGTTTACAACACAACAAATTCTCACTCTGCTCACCTCCCTGAGAAG GGAGGATGGAGTTGACGTGACAGACATCCGCGTAGGTTTGATGACATATGACAGTAAGATCCACCTGTATGACCTCAGCCCCGCCCTGTCCCGCCCACACATGCTGGTcatcacagagacagaagagCTGCAGCTTCCTGTGAGGGAGGGACTTCTGGTGACCCTGAAAGACTGTATAGATGGTATCGACAG tgttttacaGCTTATTCCTCAGTTTGGTCCAGAGAGTGATGACTCTGATGGAGTTCCTATAGAGCTGCCTGTCAAAGCAGGGCTAGCTGTGCTGCAG GCTCTGAATTGTCCTGGAAAGCTGTTGCTCTTCCATACTGCCCCTCTAATAGAGATGGCACATGCAAACTCATCCTCAGGGTTTTTTGGCTCCAACAAACCGAAG tcCATCTTTCAGCCGCCAGAGTCAGCTATCTCATTGGCCAATCAGTGCGTGGGTCAGGGCTGCGGCGTTCACCTGTTCCTTCTCTCCCAGCAAGATGTGGGCGGGGCTTGGCCGGGGCACATTCCATATCTGACAGGAGGAGCTCTCTACACCTACAGCCACCTGGAG GGAGAATTGGACAGGGAGCGTTTCAGCACTGATCTGAAGAGGATCgtagaaacaaacacaggctaCAAGGCTGAGCTCAGGATTTTTGTCAGCAAAG ATCTGCGTGTATCAGGCTGCTATGGACTTTTTATCCCTAGTCCAAGCCCGGACCAGGTCACCATGGCAACTCTTGATGGGTTTACAACGCTAGCAGTTGAGCTCGCACACAGCAGACCTGTGGATGAGACGAGAGGAGTATCCTTACAG GCTGTTTTGTCTTACAGCACTCAGACTGGAGAAAGGAGGACCAGGGTTCACACTCTGACCCTGCGATGCTCACCCCACCTAGAGGACACTTTTCGGCAGTACCAGGCCCAAACACTGCTCACCTTTTACagcaaaaaaa TTCATTGTGCAGTGTTggagcgccctctgcaggagctgagggagGAACTGCAGACAGAGGTAACACAAGCTTTGGCATCGTACCGCAAACACTGCTGCTCGTCGTCAGTGTCTGCTGGACAG CTGGTCCTCCCTCAGTACCTGCGAGCTCTTCCTGTTTACATCAACAGTCTGAGGAAGAGCGAGGTGCTGCTGCCGGGTCTGAGGAGCTCCGTCCACTCACGGCTGCAGCAACGTTGCCAGGTGTTAAACATGGACACCCGCAGCACCTCCACACACTTCtaccctctgctgctgcctctg CCACTATCAGGTGATAACTCCACTTCTCCGAACCCAGAGAAGACTCTGCGTTGCTGTGCTGCAAGCCTGGAGCCCAGTGGGCTGTATTTGGTTCATGCTCCCCTGACCCTGCTGCTCTGGGTGGGCACCCAAGTCCCGTCGAGCACCCTGGTTGAGCTCTTCAACACCAGTTGCTTTTCTTCGCTGCCCTCGGGAGAG ACAAAGCTGCCTGTTCTAGACAACCCTCTTTCCATCAATATTCGATCCCTCATCCACACACTGAACTCCCAGGCCCCCTGTGCCCGCAAG TTGTGGGTGGTGAAGCAGGGCGATACCTGCGAGGAGGCTCTGCAGCGTCACCTGGTGGAAGACAAGAGTCCAAACGGAGGAGCCTCATATGCAGACTTTCTGTACCATCTCCATGTCAACTCTGTCCGGTTTCTGCAGTga